In one window of Nakamurella sp. PAMC28650 DNA:
- a CDS encoding FadR/GntR family transcriptional regulator, translating into MFTALNNETLSSRVGRELIRSIVSGRFPPGELLPTEEQLCSEFGVSRSVVREAMKAVTGVGMARSRQGQGTVVLASTSWNNFATEVVQARRDTGAIGDVLSEVLELRTVIEVQASGFAAERGSDEDLDRMSELIEAMQAATGDTDVFIRLDVEFHDEILRASANHLIVSLFGLLHPLLLAAREIGVHRQQQPVGMNNAVMEHWNILESIRSGSAPRSRQAMVEHLANSAARETTTTAGVA; encoded by the coding sequence GTGTTCACAGCGTTGAACAACGAAACACTGTCCAGCCGCGTCGGCCGGGAGCTGATCCGCAGCATCGTGTCCGGCCGTTTCCCGCCGGGTGAGCTGCTGCCCACCGAGGAGCAGCTCTGCTCGGAGTTCGGAGTGAGCCGATCCGTGGTCCGGGAAGCGATGAAGGCCGTGACCGGCGTCGGCATGGCCCGCAGTCGACAGGGTCAGGGCACCGTGGTGTTGGCCTCGACCAGCTGGAACAACTTCGCCACCGAGGTGGTGCAGGCCCGCCGGGACACCGGAGCCATCGGCGATGTGTTGTCCGAGGTGTTGGAACTGCGCACTGTTATCGAGGTGCAGGCGTCCGGCTTCGCCGCGGAGCGAGGTAGCGACGAGGATCTGGATCGGATGTCCGAACTGATCGAGGCGATGCAAGCTGCTACGGGCGACACAGATGTCTTCATCCGTCTCGACGTAGAGTTTCATGACGAGATCCTCCGCGCGAGCGCCAACCACCTGATCGTCAGCTTGTTCGGGCTCCTGCATCCGCTGTTGCTGGCCGCGCGAGAGATCGGTGTCCACCGGCAGCAGCAGCCGGTGGGTATGAACAACGCTGTGATGGAGCACTGGAACATCCTCGAGTCCATCCGCAGTGGCTCGGCGCCGCGGTCCCGGCAAGCGATGGTCGAGCATCTGGCCAACTCCGCGGCCCGCGAAACCACGACAACAGCCGGTGTTGCCTAA
- a CDS encoding aconitase X catalytic domain-containing protein, whose protein sequence is MLAGSAGPAVATAMRVIVGVGEVGGAKELIPIGSAHIDSCLYHGRAGLDFAEQLVGHGAAVTVPTTLNVSSLDLLHPRLVHGDAETMVNGRRLMDAYVAMGGRPTWTCAPYQADSRPGFGEHVAWAESNAIVFANSVLGARTDRYGDFLDICAAITGLAPLSGLHLDENRLATMVFDVSALPPPMLHSEILAAVLGYLVGARCGTGVPAIVGLPHLDEDALKAFGAAAASSGGVGLFHAVGTTPEAPDLKSVLTDADAVEWVRLTRHDLAAARAELITATGDLIDAVSIGTPHCSLTELTRLAELVDGRRIHPDVDFYACTGRTVLAQATAAGISQVCEQAGVQFVTDTCTYITPVLRAGHRTVMTNSAKWAHYAPGNLDVEVVMASLSECVTTACNGKAVRHDPDWALN, encoded by the coding sequence ATGCTGGCCGGCTCGGCTGGACCAGCGGTGGCCACGGCCATGCGGGTGATTGTCGGGGTCGGCGAGGTAGGCGGGGCTAAGGAACTGATCCCCATCGGATCCGCTCATATCGACTCCTGCCTCTACCACGGGCGGGCCGGGCTCGACTTCGCGGAGCAATTGGTCGGACACGGCGCAGCCGTCACAGTGCCGACCACGCTGAACGTGTCCTCATTGGACCTACTGCATCCGCGTCTGGTGCACGGTGACGCCGAAACGATGGTCAATGGGCGTCGGCTGATGGATGCCTATGTCGCGATGGGCGGCAGGCCGACCTGGACCTGCGCGCCCTACCAAGCCGACTCCCGGCCGGGCTTTGGCGAGCACGTGGCCTGGGCCGAGTCCAATGCCATCGTCTTCGCCAACTCGGTGCTCGGCGCCAGGACCGATCGGTACGGCGACTTTCTCGACATCTGCGCGGCAATCACCGGTCTAGCCCCGCTATCGGGCCTGCATCTGGATGAAAATCGTTTAGCAACAATGGTCTTCGATGTTTCGGCACTCCCGCCTCCGATGCTGCACAGCGAGATCCTGGCTGCTGTTCTGGGGTATCTGGTCGGCGCACGCTGCGGCACCGGCGTTCCAGCCATAGTTGGGCTGCCCCACCTCGATGAGGATGCGCTCAAGGCGTTCGGCGCGGCGGCCGCGTCGTCCGGTGGCGTTGGGCTGTTCCATGCAGTCGGCACTACGCCGGAGGCACCGGACCTGAAATCCGTCCTGACCGATGCGGACGCCGTCGAATGGGTGCGGCTGACCCGCCACGACCTCGCCGCGGCGCGCGCCGAGCTGATCACCGCGACGGGGGATTTGATCGATGCCGTGAGCATCGGCACTCCGCACTGCTCGCTGACGGAGCTGACCAGGCTGGCCGAATTGGTGGACGGCCGGCGGATCCATCCTGACGTCGACTTCTACGCCTGCACCGGCCGAACCGTCCTGGCCCAGGCGACCGCCGCCGGCATCAGCCAAGTCTGCGAGCAGGCTGGGGTGCAGTTCGTCACGGACACGTGCACCTACATCACCCCTGTCCTGCGTGCCGGGCATCGCACTGTGATGACGAATTCGGCGAAGTGGGCGCACTACGCGCCAGGAAATTTGGATGTCGAGGTGGTGATGGCCAGCCTCTCCGAATGCGTGACGACGGCGTGCAACGGAAAGGCGGTACGCCATGATCCTGACTGGGCCCTCAACTGA